One Thermoplasmata archaeon genomic window carries:
- the psmB gene encoding archaeal proteasome endopeptidase complex subunit beta has protein sequence MNGELKTGTTTVGIVTKDGVVLGTEHRATMDTFIAHKNAQKLYMIERNLGLTTAGSVGDLQNLTRYLKAEIELYHLKNKTLMSVQGAATLLSNWLNQSRFYPYWVSLILGGYDNKGYHVFGIDLAGGAIEDKFVSTGSGSMFVYGVLEDNFTEDTSLDDAVNLAIRGISAAMKRDSASGDGPAIATITQTAGFVQFDDDEIKRRMKKLKLI, from the coding sequence ATGAATGGAGAATTAAAAACAGGAACCACTACAGTGGGTATTGTAACAAAAGATGGTGTTGTCCTTGGGACTGAACACAGAGCTACTATGGATACTTTCATTGCACATAAAAATGCACAGAAACTGTACATGATAGAGCGTAATTTGGGTCTTACAACTGCTGGGTCGGTGGGGGATCTGCAAAATTTAACAAGGTATCTAAAAGCAGAAATTGAGCTATATCATTTGAAAAACAAGACACTTATGTCAGTACAGGGTGCTGCAACTTTATTGTCAAACTGGTTAAATCAGAGTAGATTTTATCCATACTGGGTAAGCTTGATATTGGGTGGTTATGATAATAAAGGGTACCATGTTTTTGGTATAGACCTTGCTGGTGGAGCCATAGAGGATAAGTTTGTATCTACAGGATCCGGCTCGATGTTTGTATATGGTGTACTAGAAGATAATTTTACAGAAGACACGTCTCTTGACGATGCTGTAAATTTAGCAATTAGGGGAATAAGTGCAGCAATGAAGCGCGATTCTGCATCTGGAGATGGGCCGGCAATAGCTACAATAACTCAAACTGCAGGGTTTGTGCAATTTGATGATGATGAAATTAAACGGAGGATGAAAAAATTAAAACTGATTTAA